The following are from one region of the Petrotoga mobilis SJ95 genome:
- a CDS encoding M14 family metallopeptidase, with product MYDYSYDYDECRKNFYTFENELKKYYSTVSNDSYSIEEDSYIDSFLCQNEGNRKLFLITTGEHGIEGFAGNVFMQIFVKEFLHRIKNQEISLFLIHSLNPWGMRHKRRVNENNVDLNRNFLYQNEDLNNESYEKMQRYFTKKGSVGVLDSSLILGFFELLPYLLKLGTKGVKEALTKGQYDDNKSVYYGGKKEEKSTKYIKGIYERVFNSYEFILHLDIHTGAGSKDKLLIVNSAFDKEDCNIREKQFNYSPITQAKKETFYSINGDMIDYIYKKYHSTSNFYSTCLEYGTYGEGLIGQLKSIKSLVLENQAWWYGTKNSQVRSKVDKLFREMFFPERNEWRNSFEEDTKKALNGILKYFEFLK from the coding sequence ATGTATGATTATTCCTATGATTATGATGAGTGTAGAAAAAACTTTTACACCTTTGAAAATGAGCTAAAGAAATATTATTCTACAGTTTCTAATGATTCCTATTCAATTGAAGAGGACAGTTATATTGATAGTTTTTTATGTCAGAACGAAGGTAACAGAAAGTTATTTCTTATTACAACAGGCGAGCATGGAATAGAAGGATTCGCGGGTAATGTGTTCATGCAAATATTCGTTAAAGAGTTTTTACACCGAATAAAAAATCAAGAAATTTCGTTGTTTCTCATTCATTCCTTGAACCCTTGGGGGATGAGGCATAAAAGAAGAGTAAATGAAAACAACGTTGATTTAAATAGAAATTTTCTTTATCAAAACGAGGATCTAAACAACGAGTCATATGAAAAAATGCAAAGGTATTTCACTAAAAAGGGGTCGGTTGGTGTTTTAGATTCAAGTTTAATATTAGGATTTTTTGAATTGCTACCTTATTTATTAAAATTAGGCACAAAAGGGGTAAAAGAGGCTCTAACCAAAGGGCAATATGATGATAATAAATCTGTTTATTATGGCGGAAAAAAAGAAGAGAAATCAACTAAGTATATAAAAGGAATCTATGAAAGAGTTTTTAATAGCTATGAATTTATCCTCCATTTAGACATCCATACTGGGGCAGGTTCAAAAGATAAATTGTTGATTGTTAATTCTGCCTTTGACAAAGAAGATTGTAATATCAGAGAAAAGCAATTTAATTATTCTCCTATTACCCAAGCGAAAAAAGAAACTTTTTACAGTATAAATGGAGATATGATAGATTATATATACAAAAAGTATCACAGTACTTCGAATTTCTATTCTACGTGCTTGGAATACGGTACATATGGTGAAGGATTAATAGGTCAACTGAAAAGTATAAAAAGTTTGGTTTTAGAAAATCAAGCTTGGTGGTATGGTACAAAAAATTCTCAAGTAAGATCGAAAGTTGATAAATTATTCAGAGAAATGTTTTTTCCGGAGCGTAACGAGTGGCGAAATTCTTTTGAAGAAGATACTAAAAAGGCATTGAATGGAATATTGAAATATTTTGAATTTTTAAAGTAG
- a CDS encoding L-lactate dehydrogenase → MKISIIGTGRVGSSTAFALINAAVADEIVLYDLNKEMAEGEALDLLHATTFHKRMIIRAGEYSDIEGSDIVLITAGAAQKPGETRLDLTIKNAKIIKGISENIKKYAPNTLIINITNPVDVMSYVVWKVTGFESNRVIGTGTILDTARLRALIGKNCGVSPMSVHAYIIGEHGDSELAAWSSAMIGGVPIKGFCRNCPYKDNCNKDLSKIFDDVKNSAYTIISKKGATNYGIASATTALVESIIKNEGRVYTPSVLLDDVYIGYPAVINKDGVERTIDITLNDEETEKFESSKSIIKEYLESIKNLL, encoded by the coding sequence TTGAAAATTAGCATAATAGGAACGGGAAGAGTGGGTTCAAGTACTGCTTTTGCTTTAATAAACGCAGCAGTTGCTGACGAGATCGTTCTTTACGATCTCAACAAAGAAATGGCTGAAGGTGAAGCATTGGACTTATTGCATGCAACAACCTTTCACAAAAGAATGATTATAAGGGCAGGGGAATATAGTGATATAGAAGGAAGCGATATAGTATTAATTACAGCAGGAGCTGCTCAAAAGCCTGGTGAAACAAGGTTAGATTTGACAATAAAGAATGCTAAAATAATAAAAGGCATTTCAGAAAATATAAAAAAATATGCTCCAAATACGTTGATAATAAACATTACTAACCCTGTTGATGTTATGAGCTATGTTGTGTGGAAAGTAACTGGTTTTGAATCTAATAGGGTAATTGGGACTGGAACAATATTGGACACCGCAAGATTAAGAGCCTTAATAGGGAAAAATTGTGGAGTTTCCCCAATGAGTGTTCACGCCTATATAATAGGTGAACATGGTGACTCAGAGTTGGCAGCGTGGAGTTCGGCAATGATTGGAGGTGTTCCAATTAAAGGTTTTTGCCGTAATTGCCCGTACAAAGATAATTGTAATAAAGATCTGAGTAAGATTTTTGATGATGTAAAAAATTCTGCTTACACTATAATAAGCAAAAAAGGTGCAACTAATTATGGAATAGCTTCAGCAACTACTGCACTGGTAGAATCGATAATTAAGAATGAAGGAAGAGTATATACCCCTTCCGTGTTGTTGGATGATGTGTACATAGGATATCCTGCGGTTATAAACAAAGACGGGGTGGAACGAACTATCGATATAACTTTGAATGATGAAGAAACAGAAAAGTTTGAAAGTTCAAAAAGCATAATAAAAGAATATCTCGAATCAATCAAAAACTTACTTTAA
- a CDS encoding RsiV family protein — translation MKKFLSIFLLLILFSITLYSIEYITLSSDLSENLGGRVSIPFFYGTKDAPSAFLLNSYLVKDVEDFLSEYLDQLYGLRNSIDESEEPYVQVVIESEIGFVSDSFVSFYTDYFSYVYHQAHPMTTRKTYNYDLTLSKFLNLYDFLALYSEDTGESFRIIKESIIEEINADPKIYFNVDETLDTIGYDRDYYITNEDFVVIYQLYEIAPYSSGIREFKIPLKELGIEIQ, via the coding sequence ATGAAAAAATTTTTAAGTATATTTTTATTGCTTATACTGTTTTCTATAACCCTCTATTCAATCGAATACATAACCCTATCGTCAGATCTATCAGAAAACTTAGGTGGAAGAGTAAGTATTCCATTTTTTTACGGTACAAAGGATGCACCAAGTGCCTTTCTTTTAAACAGTTACTTAGTAAAAGATGTTGAAGATTTCTTAAGTGAATATCTCGATCAGCTTTATGGTCTTAGAAATAGTATAGACGAATCTGAGGAACCATACGTTCAAGTAGTTATAGAATCAGAAATAGGATTTGTTTCAGACAGTTTTGTGAGCTTTTACACTGATTATTTTTCTTATGTTTATCACCAGGCTCATCCAATGACTACAAGAAAAACTTACAATTACGATCTAACTCTCAGTAAATTCCTCAATCTATACGATTTCTTAGCTTTATACAGTGAAGACACAGGCGAATCTTTTCGAATAATCAAAGAAAGCATAATCGAAGAAATAAATGCAGACCCTAAAATTTATTTTAATGTTGATGAAACTTTAGACACGATAGGGTATGATAGAGATTATTATATTACAAATGAAGATTTTGTTGTAATCTATCAACTTTACGAAATTGCTCCATATTCATCCGGTATAAGAGAGTTCAAAATACCTCTTAAAGAATTGGGCATAGAAATTCAATAA
- a CDS encoding nitroreductase family protein — protein sequence MDVIEIIKQRRCIRKFKQDPIDDEILKELVDCARLAPCASNKQPLEFIIVKDKETCEKVFENLGWASYISPKGTPKEGEKPTAYIFILVNKQRATKWIGHDIGAAFENILLAAWSKGIGGCPIVTINRKNVREILNVPDDYEIDTVIPLGYKGHDSFAENNDEKVEYYMDENGNFHVPKRPLEKVIHFDKF from the coding sequence ATGGATGTAATAGAAATAATCAAACAAAGAAGATGCATAAGAAAGTTCAAGCAAGACCCCATCGATGATGAAATATTGAAAGAGTTAGTAGATTGTGCAAGGTTAGCACCTTGTGCTTCAAATAAACAACCATTAGAGTTTATAATTGTAAAAGATAAAGAAACTTGCGAGAAAGTCTTTGAAAATTTAGGGTGGGCTAGCTACATATCCCCAAAAGGGACTCCTAAAGAAGGAGAAAAGCCAACTGCATATATTTTTATTTTAGTCAACAAACAAAGAGCCACAAAGTGGATTGGTCACGATATAGGAGCTGCCTTTGAAAATATCTTGTTAGCTGCATGGTCAAAAGGTATAGGTGGATGCCCAATTGTAACTATCAACAGGAAAAATGTAAGAGAAATCCTAAACGTCCCTGATGACTACGAGATCGATACAGTAATTCCTTTAGGTTATAAAGGGCATGACTCTTTTGCAGAAAACAACGACGAGAAGGTTGAATATTATATGGACGAGAACGGCAATTTCCACGTTCCAAAAAGGCCTCTTGAAAAGGTTATTCATTTTGATAAATTTTGA
- a CDS encoding type I restriction-modification system subunit M, with product MAQNNLDTKTLENWLWEAACKIRGPIDAPKYKDYILPLIFLKRLSDVFEDELNELSEKFGSLETAEEFSRIDPGLVRFYLPPEARWSEVAKKTTNVGEYLTDAVRTIARYNPKLQGVIDIVDFNATAGGQRIISDDVLVALIDVLGRHRLGLKDVDPDILGRAYEYLLRKFAEGSGQSAGEFYTPGEVAILMSKILDPKPGNEVYDPCCGSGGLLIKAHLRFKEKYSEDRTKEPLKFYGQEILHSTYAMAKMNIFIHDMEAQIALGDTMNRPAFTTSEGPLKKFDLVTANPMWNQTFSQSVYENDPYNRFVFGYPPSNSADWGWIQHMFASLKNDGKMALVIDTGAVSRGSGNVGKNRERDIRKEFVEKDLVESVLLLPENLFYNTSAPGVIIVINKLKPAQRQDQILLINASKLYEKGRPKNFLPDESVERIAEIYLNWKEEEGISKIISKEEAAKNDYNLSPSRYVAQNGEDETLPLEDAVVQLKEAEEERKEADEKLEIILKEMGLWN from the coding sequence ATGGCTCAAAATAATCTTGATACCAAAACTTTAGAAAACTGGCTTTGGGAAGCTGCTTGTAAAATAAGAGGACCTATAGATGCCCCCAAATACAAGGATTATATCTTACCTTTGATATTTTTAAAAAGACTCTCTGACGTATTCGAAGACGAATTGAACGAGTTATCAGAAAAGTTTGGTTCACTTGAGACAGCAGAAGAATTTAGCAGGATTGATCCAGGGTTAGTTCGTTTTTATTTGCCACCAGAAGCGAGATGGTCTGAAGTTGCTAAAAAAACTACAAATGTCGGAGAATATTTAACCGACGCCGTAAGAACAATTGCAAGATACAATCCCAAACTTCAAGGTGTAATAGATATTGTAGATTTCAACGCAACTGCAGGTGGTCAAAGAATTATAAGTGACGATGTGTTGGTAGCATTAATTGATGTTTTAGGAAGACATCGTCTTGGCTTGAAAGATGTTGATCCGGATATTTTAGGTCGTGCATACGAATATTTGTTGAGAAAATTTGCCGAAGGTTCTGGGCAAAGTGCTGGTGAGTTTTACACTCCTGGTGAGGTAGCGATTTTGATGTCAAAAATCTTAGACCCAAAACCAGGTAATGAAGTCTATGATCCTTGTTGTGGATCTGGGGGCTTGCTGATTAAAGCTCATCTGAGATTTAAAGAAAAATACTCAGAAGACAGAACTAAAGAACCTCTTAAATTCTATGGGCAAGAAATCTTGCATTCAACGTATGCAATGGCAAAAATGAATATCTTTATACACGACATGGAAGCACAAATTGCCCTTGGAGATACGATGAATAGACCTGCGTTTACAACTTCTGAAGGACCGCTCAAGAAATTCGATTTAGTAACTGCAAATCCAATGTGGAATCAAACATTCTCACAATCTGTTTATGAAAACGATCCTTACAATAGATTCGTTTTTGGATACCCTCCATCAAACAGCGCAGACTGGGGATGGATCCAGCATATGTTTGCTTCATTGAAAAATGATGGTAAGATGGCTTTAGTAATTGATACAGGTGCTGTATCAAGGGGTAGTGGAAATGTTGGAAAAAATAGAGAAAGAGATATAAGAAAAGAATTTGTTGAAAAAGATCTTGTAGAATCGGTTTTATTACTTCCTGAAAATTTATTCTACAATACTTCAGCACCAGGGGTTATCATAGTGATTAATAAGTTAAAACCAGCACAAAGGCAAGACCAGATACTTCTCATAAACGCATCAAAGCTCTATGAAAAAGGAAGACCTAAGAACTTCTTGCCTGATGAGAGTGTTGAAAGGATAGCAGAGATCTATCTCAACTGGAAAGAAGAAGAGGGAATAAGTAAAATTATTTCTAAAGAAGAAGCCGCGAAAAATGATTATAACTTAAGCCCCTCCCGTTATGTTGCTCAAAATGGTGAAGACGAAACACTGCCTTTGGAGGATGCTGTTGTGCAGTTAAAAGAGGCAGAAGAAGAAAGAAAAGAAGCCGATGAAAAATTAGAGATTATTTTAAAAGAGATGGGATTATGGAATTAG